Proteins encoded by one window of Mycolicibacterium cosmeticum:
- a CDS encoding cupin domain-containing protein — MPAEPSDPHSPVGLRHVHVTETELPAPEPKPTSRSNQLEATLDVWAAGTLSTGVWECGPGEFTADRSANTEVCQIISGYGTVTGEDGTAADIGPGSLLVLPRGWRGTWVVRETIRKSFVIVDG, encoded by the coding sequence GTGCCTGCCGAACCGAGCGACCCGCACAGCCCGGTGGGCCTGCGCCACGTGCACGTCACGGAGACCGAACTGCCCGCACCGGAACCCAAGCCGACCAGCCGCAGCAATCAGCTGGAAGCCACCCTCGACGTGTGGGCGGCGGGAACCCTGTCCACCGGGGTCTGGGAATGCGGACCCGGCGAGTTCACCGCCGACCGTAGCGCCAATACCGAGGTGTGCCAGATCATCTCGGGGTACGGCACGGTGACCGGCGAAGACGGGACCGCCGCCGACATCGGTCCCGGTTCACTGCTGGTCCTGCCGCGCGGATGGCGTGGCACCTGGGTCGTCCGGGAGACGATCCGCAAGTCCTTCGTCATCGTCGACGGCTGA
- the fadA6 gene encoding steroid 3-ketoacyl-CoA thiolase FadA6 — MGEAYVIDAVRTAVGKRGGSLSGVHPVDLGAAAWRGLFDRNDLDPSAVDDVIAGCVDAIGGQAGNIARLSWLAAGYPEEVPGVTVDRQCGSSQQAISFGAQAIMSGTADVIVAGGMQNMSQIPISSAMIVGEQFGFTSPTNESKSWLHRYGDQEISQFRGSEMIAEKWNLSREDMEQYALTSHQRAQEAIRAGYFENEIIPVDGFVTDEGPRDTSLEKMAGLKTLVEGGRLTAAMASQISDGASAVLLASEDAVKTHGLKPRARIHHISARGADPVYMLTGPIPATHYALQKTGLSIEDIDTVEINEAFAPVVQAWLKETGADPAKVNPSGGAIALGHPLGATGAKLFATMLNTLERTGGRYGLQTMCEGGGTANVTIIERL; from the coding sequence TCGACCGCAACGATCTGGATCCCAGTGCCGTCGACGACGTGATCGCCGGCTGCGTGGATGCCATCGGAGGCCAGGCCGGCAACATCGCCCGGCTGTCGTGGCTTGCCGCGGGCTACCCCGAGGAAGTTCCAGGGGTGACGGTGGATCGCCAGTGCGGATCCTCGCAGCAGGCCATTTCCTTTGGCGCCCAGGCCATCATGTCCGGCACCGCCGACGTGATCGTGGCCGGTGGCATGCAGAATATGAGCCAGATCCCGATCAGCTCGGCGATGATCGTCGGTGAGCAGTTCGGCTTCACGTCACCGACCAACGAATCCAAGAGCTGGCTGCACCGCTACGGCGACCAGGAGATCTCGCAGTTCCGCGGCTCCGAAATGATCGCCGAGAAGTGGAATCTGTCCCGCGAAGACATGGAGCAGTACGCGCTCACCAGCCATCAGCGCGCACAGGAGGCCATCCGGGCCGGCTACTTCGAGAACGAGATCATTCCGGTTGACGGATTCGTCACCGACGAAGGCCCGCGTGACACCTCGTTGGAGAAGATGGCCGGGCTCAAGACCCTGGTCGAGGGTGGCCGGCTCACCGCGGCGATGGCCAGCCAGATCTCCGACGGTGCCAGCGCGGTACTGCTCGCCTCGGAGGACGCCGTGAAGACGCACGGGCTCAAGCCGCGCGCCCGCATCCACCACATCAGTGCCCGCGGCGCGGACCCGGTGTACATGCTCACCGGTCCGATCCCGGCCACCCACTACGCGCTACAGAAGACCGGGCTGTCCATCGAGGACATCGACACCGTCGAGATCAACGAGGCGTTCGCCCCCGTGGTTCAGGCGTGGCTGAAGGAGACCGGCGCGGATCCGGCCAAGGTGAACCCGAGCGGCGGCGCCATCGCGCTGGGCCATCCGCTCGGCGCCACCGGTGCCAAACTGTTCGCCACCATGCTGAACACGTTGGAGCGCACCGGCGGTCGTTACGGTCTGCAGACCATGTGCGAGGGCGGCGGCACCGCCAACGTGACCATCATCGAACGGCTCTGA